A part of Pectinatus sottacetonis genomic DNA contains:
- a CDS encoding PhoH family protein, protein MRGFDERKIIFQNKQETVALLGEHDEFFRVLNDDFSCKIAGRGTEIIINGEENQVAAAAKVFEELLGLYRQGAQITIHEVKYAIKLVKKNEAEKLHSLFSDTLFVSAKGRTIRPKTLGQKVYIDTIRKSSITFGIGPAGTGKTYLAVVMAVMALRNHEVDRIILTRPAVEAGERLGYLPGDLQEKVDPYLRPLYDALQDILGAETYKKLMEKNIIETAPLAYMRGRTLERAFAILDEAQNTTGRQMKMFLTRLGFGSKMIVNGDLSQVDLPRGAVSGLAEAVNILHDIKGIGCVYFNDTDVIRHDVVARIIKAYDIYETAALTKTGKQIMENKYGNIN, encoded by the coding sequence TTGCGAGGATTTGATGAACGAAAAATAATTTTTCAAAATAAGCAGGAAACAGTTGCCTTATTAGGGGAACACGATGAGTTTTTTCGAGTTTTAAATGATGATTTTTCATGCAAAATTGCGGGTCGTGGAACGGAAATAATAATAAACGGAGAAGAAAATCAAGTTGCTGCTGCAGCAAAAGTTTTTGAAGAATTATTGGGATTATATCGTCAGGGTGCGCAAATAACCATTCATGAAGTGAAGTATGCAATTAAGCTGGTGAAAAAAAATGAAGCTGAAAAATTGCATAGCTTATTTAGTGATACTTTATTTGTGTCTGCCAAGGGACGTACTATCCGGCCCAAAACGCTAGGACAAAAAGTTTATATTGATACAATAAGAAAAAGTTCTATTACTTTTGGGATAGGACCAGCAGGCACAGGAAAGACTTATTTAGCAGTAGTTATGGCTGTTATGGCTCTTAGAAATCATGAGGTCGATCGGATAATTCTTACCAGGCCGGCAGTAGAGGCAGGCGAAAGGCTGGGATATCTGCCAGGAGATTTACAAGAGAAAGTAGATCCCTATCTGCGTCCATTGTATGATGCCTTGCAGGATATATTGGGAGCAGAAACATATAAAAAACTCATGGAAAAAAATATTATAGAAACAGCACCGTTGGCATACATGAGAGGACGTACACTCGAAAGGGCTTTTGCCATATTAGACGAAGCACAAAATACTACGGGACGTCAAATGAAGATGTTTCTTACACGTTTGGGTTTTGGCTCGAAAATGATAGTAAATGGTGATTTAAGTCAGGTGGATCTGCCGCGGGGAGCAGTTTCAGGATTAGCTGAAGCAGTTAATATATTGCATGATATAAAAGGGATTGGCTGTGTGTATTTTAATGATACTGACGTTATAAGGCATGATGTAGTAGCACGTATCATTAAGGCTTATGACATATATGAAACAGCAGCTCTGACAAAGACGGGAAAACAGATAATGGAGAATAAATATGGAAATATTAATTGA
- a CDS encoding 2-hydroxyacyl-CoA dehydratase, which produces MNPIWKIGIDIGSTTIKTVVLDELDKIVFKKYKRHFSEIYKALSEDVTDLKEKLQNRTFALTLTGSAGMGMAEAMQLPFVQEVIACTQAVKKWIPRTDAAIELGGEDAKITYFGMAPEQRMNGVCAGGTGSFIDHMAALLHTDAKGLNKLAQQGKQVYTIASRCGVFAKTDVQSLINDGVSKEDIALSIFQAVVNQTIGNLAQGRPIKGNIAFLGGPLHFLSVLKRQFIKTLKIDQAHTMETPEACYFVAMGAALSQEAAIIDYRTLEQCLGRGKRVKVDTNKVPFVLFKNDEEYRAFKKRHDKDIVKKGSLKTYEGPLYVGIDAGSTTTKVVAIGSAKQLLYTSYGSNKGVPLDSVVTSLRRLYSGMNNRTYIKSVGTTGYGEHIVKAAVHADFGEVETFAHLKAAQEFCPDVTCVLDIGGQDMKCFFVKDGHISQIVLNEACSAGCGSFIENFAQGLSMTAADFAQKGIKSRHPVDLGTRCTVFMNSRVKQAQKEGAAVADISAGIALSVIKNALFKVIQIKNTEELGNAVVVQGGTFYNDAVLRSMELLLNKEVIRPDISGLMGAYGIALLAIERNDEKSTVLPVQKLDNFKTSSISYRCKGCGNKCLVTMQKFPDGGKYFIGNRCEKGAGGEKKKKNTVPNIYEYKYNRLFNYYKPMENAPRGKIGIPRSLNMYEDYPFWFTFLTELGYEVVLSGESSPQLYYKGMATVPSDSLCYPAKLVHGHIMDLIEKGINTIFYPCIPTNIADEVNESDSNYNCPVVASYAENIRANMDVLREKNIHFVQPFLPINNKKAMYKRLVEECKEISCDKKIIRKAVEKAYNELDHYKQDVRSYGESVFKKIKKDNLKAVVLCGRPYHIDPEINHGIPEMIQSYGIAILSEDALYHLTIEKENLSIVNQWSYHARLYHAAEYVGEHPELTLIQLSSFGCGLDAITTGQVKEILERHHCVYTMIKLDEVSNLGSARIRLRSLMAAWKYGMKQGRGIPKSLPQRAYFRKECQHEHTILAPQMSPLHFELIETVVKKHGYHVVIPELPKQAAIDEGLRYVNNDMCYPAIIVIGQLLHALKSGKYDVNNTSIMLFQTCGACRATNYLNLMRKALQDAGMPQVPVFACWGRDTDSFKMTTDLFVDVLKATVYADLLQQLRHRTLPYELEKDSVIKLFGKSMDLCKSDLRNKKARYSNFSDNIKKIINDFDNIPIDENREKPRIGIVGEILAKYHPTANNNIEEVLYNEGAEVVMPNLMDFFMYMAYDDIISYKLLSGKWIDKFKSEMSIKLMEFYRRPMRKALAASKRFTAPITIGQIAALTDGHVSLGNMAGEGWFLTGEMLKLIDEGVKNIICLQPFGCLPNHITGKGMIRELMRSHTDVNIVPIDCDASVSEVNQLNRIKLMLSVAKEHLQNNIIA; this is translated from the coding sequence ATGAATCCTATTTGGAAAATTGGGATAGATATAGGGTCTACGACTATTAAAACAGTAGTTTTAGATGAATTAGATAAAATTGTGTTTAAAAAGTATAAACGTCATTTTTCAGAAATTTATAAGGCTTTAAGTGAGGATGTTACAGATCTTAAAGAAAAATTACAAAACAGAACTTTTGCTCTTACTCTTACTGGTTCAGCGGGGATGGGAATGGCTGAAGCTATGCAGCTTCCTTTTGTTCAGGAAGTTATAGCTTGTACACAGGCTGTAAAAAAATGGATACCAAGAACAGATGCGGCGATTGAGTTAGGTGGAGAGGATGCAAAAATAACCTATTTTGGTATGGCACCAGAACAGAGGATGAATGGTGTATGCGCAGGAGGTACAGGATCCTTTATAGATCATATGGCAGCTCTTCTGCATACCGATGCTAAGGGCCTTAATAAATTGGCTCAGCAGGGTAAACAGGTTTATACTATTGCATCACGCTGTGGGGTATTTGCTAAGACTGATGTACAGTCACTGATTAATGACGGGGTATCAAAAGAAGATATCGCCTTGTCGATTTTTCAGGCAGTTGTAAATCAGACTATTGGTAATTTGGCGCAGGGACGTCCGATAAAGGGTAATATAGCTTTTTTAGGCGGACCACTTCATTTCTTATCTGTATTAAAAAGACAGTTTATAAAAACTTTGAAAATTGATCAAGCACACACAATGGAGACGCCGGAGGCGTGTTATTTTGTAGCAATGGGAGCAGCTCTGTCACAGGAAGCTGCCATAATTGACTATAGAACTTTAGAACAGTGTCTTGGACGAGGAAAAAGGGTAAAAGTAGACACGAATAAAGTTCCTTTTGTATTATTTAAAAATGATGAAGAGTATCGTGCTTTCAAAAAAAGACATGATAAAGATATTGTAAAAAAAGGCAGTCTCAAAACCTATGAAGGCCCATTATATGTAGGAATAGATGCTGGTTCAACTACTACTAAAGTAGTTGCTATAGGTAGTGCAAAGCAGCTTCTTTATACTTCTTATGGAAGTAATAAGGGCGTGCCATTGGACAGTGTTGTAACATCGTTGCGTCGGCTTTATTCTGGAATGAATAATAGAACTTATATCAAGAGTGTAGGAACAACAGGCTATGGAGAACATATTGTAAAAGCGGCAGTGCATGCTGATTTTGGCGAGGTAGAAACATTTGCTCATCTTAAAGCTGCTCAGGAATTTTGTCCTGATGTAACGTGCGTTTTGGATATTGGTGGACAGGATATGAAATGTTTCTTTGTTAAAGATGGACACATTTCACAAATAGTATTAAACGAAGCTTGTTCAGCCGGGTGTGGCTCGTTTATCGAAAATTTTGCCCAGGGGTTATCAATGACAGCTGCTGATTTTGCGCAGAAAGGGATAAAGTCTAGACATCCTGTAGATTTGGGAACACGGTGTACGGTCTTTATGAATTCACGGGTCAAGCAAGCGCAAAAAGAAGGGGCAGCAGTTGCCGATATTTCAGCAGGTATCGCATTGTCCGTTATAAAAAATGCCTTGTTTAAAGTTATTCAAATAAAAAATACGGAAGAACTGGGAAATGCTGTTGTTGTCCAGGGCGGGACTTTTTATAATGATGCAGTATTGCGTTCTATGGAGCTTTTACTTAATAAAGAAGTTATAAGACCTGATATATCTGGACTTATGGGGGCTTATGGAATAGCACTTTTAGCTATAGAGCGGAATGATGAGAAATCAACTGTTCTGCCTGTACAGAAGCTGGATAATTTTAAAACATCATCTATTTCCTATCGCTGCAAAGGCTGTGGCAATAAATGTCTTGTAACAATGCAGAAGTTTCCAGATGGTGGTAAATATTTCATAGGTAATCGCTGTGAAAAAGGTGCAGGTGGAGAAAAGAAAAAGAAGAATACTGTACCTAATATATATGAATATAAATATAATCGTTTATTTAATTATTACAAGCCAATGGAAAATGCTCCCAGAGGAAAAATAGGCATACCGCGCAGTTTGAATATGTATGAAGATTATCCTTTCTGGTTTACTTTTCTTACTGAACTTGGTTATGAGGTAGTTTTATCGGGCGAATCTTCACCACAGCTTTATTATAAGGGAATGGCTACAGTTCCTTCAGATTCGTTATGTTATCCGGCCAAATTAGTGCATGGGCATATAATGGACCTAATAGAAAAAGGAATTAATACGATATTTTATCCGTGTATTCCTACCAATATAGCTGATGAAGTTAATGAGTCAGATAGTAATTATAATTGTCCAGTGGTGGCATCTTATGCTGAAAATATAAGAGCTAATATGGATGTTTTACGGGAAAAAAATATTCATTTTGTCCAGCCATTTTTACCGATAAATAATAAAAAGGCAATGTATAAAAGGCTGGTAGAAGAGTGTAAAGAAATATCATGTGACAAGAAAATAATACGTAAAGCCGTAGAAAAGGCTTATAATGAACTTGACCATTATAAGCAAGATGTTCGCAGCTATGGAGAGAGTGTTTTTAAAAAAATAAAAAAAGACAACTTAAAGGCAGTTGTTTTGTGTGGGCGGCCGTATCATATTGACCCGGAAATTAATCATGGGATTCCTGAAATGATCCAGAGTTATGGCATTGCTATTCTGTCAGAAGATGCATTGTACCATTTGACAATTGAGAAGGAAAATTTGAGTATAGTTAATCAATGGAGTTATCATGCACGCTTATATCATGCAGCAGAATATGTGGGAGAACATCCAGAATTGACATTGATCCAACTGAGCTCATTTGGTTGTGGACTTGATGCTATAACTACAGGACAGGTAAAAGAAATTTTAGAAAGACATCATTGTGTATATACAATGATAAAACTTGATGAGGTTAGTAATTTAGGCTCAGCACGTATACGGCTTCGTTCGTTGATGGCAGCATGGAAATATGGAATGAAACAAGGCCGGGGTATACCAAAATCTTTGCCACAGCGGGCTTACTTTAGAAAAGAGTGTCAGCATGAGCATACAATACTCGCACCACAAATGTCACCACTTCATTTTGAATTGATAGAAACAGTAGTAAAGAAGCATGGTTATCATGTTGTTATTCCTGAACTGCCTAAACAGGCTGCTATTGATGAGGGACTGCGATATGTCAATAATGATATGTGTTATCCAGCAATTATTGTTATTGGACAGCTGCTGCATGCTTTAAAATCAGGTAAATATGATGTCAATAATACATCGATAATGCTGTTTCAAACCTGTGGAGCATGTCGTGCTACTAATTATCTTAATCTTATGCGTAAAGCATTGCAGGATGCGGGGATGCCGCAGGTACCTGTTTTTGCCTGCTGGGGGAGAGATACAGATTCGTTCAAAATGACAACTGACTTGTTTGTTGATGTATTAAAGGCAACTGTTTATGCAGATTTACTACAACAGCTGCGTCACCGTACGCTGCCATATGAACTGGAAAAAGACAGTGTTATAAAACTTTTTGGCAAATCAATGGATTTATGCAAAAGTGATCTTAGAAATAAAAAAGCCCGGTATAGTAATTTTTCCGATAATATAAAAAAGATTATAAATGACTTTGACAATATACCTATTGATGAAAATAGGGAGAAACCGCGCATTGGCATTGTTGGCGAAATATTAGCCAAATATCATCCTACAGCAAATAATAATATAGAAGAAGTCTTATATAATGAAGGAGCGGAAGTTGTGATGCCTAATCTTATGGACTTCTTTATGTATATGGCATATGATGACATTATTTCATATAAGCTACTTTCTGGTAAATGGATTGATAAGTTTAAGTCAGAAATGTCTATAAAATTAATGGAATTTTATCGGCGCCCCATGCGCAAGGCACTGGCAGCTAGCAAAAGATTTACAGCACCAATTACTATAGGTCAGATTGCTGCTCTTACAGACGGTCATGTTTCTTTGGGAAATATGGCAGGTGAAGGTTGGTTTTTAACGGGGGAAATGCTTAAGCTTATTGATGAAGGAGTAAAAAATATTATTTGTCTGCAGCCTTTTGGCTGTCTACCTAATCATATAACAGGCAAAGGCATGATAAGAGAACTTATGCGGTCACATACGGATGTTAATATTGTGCCTATTGACTGTGATGCCAGTGTTAGTGAAGTAAACCAGCTTAATAGAATAAAATTAATGCTGTCGGTTGCAAAAGAACATTTGCAAAACAATATAATTGCATGA
- the minD gene encoding septum site-determining protein MinD translates to MSKIIVITSGKGGVGKTTATANIGAALAVLGKKVALIDTDTGLRNLDLVLGLENHICYTLIDIVKSKISYDKALIRHPTYKNLYLIPTSQKYDKSALTGNDLIRICQSMKPDFDYILIDCPAGIEQGFKTAIAAANAAIIVTTPEMAALRDADKIVGELNRAELNDITLIINRIRPNMIQRNDMLDISDIKEILGIDVIGQLPDEEAIIKYTNKGQSVIEDKNSLSGKIFRNIALRICGQNIPIMNFYSQTTFWGKLKNLFKK, encoded by the coding sequence TTGAGTAAAATAATTGTCATTACATCTGGCAAGGGCGGTGTAGGTAAAACAACTGCTACTGCCAATATTGGTGCAGCACTTGCTGTTTTAGGGAAAAAAGTTGCCCTAATCGATACAGATACCGGTCTTAGAAATCTTGATTTAGTATTAGGTTTAGAAAATCATATCTGCTATACACTTATTGATATAGTAAAAAGTAAAATTTCTTATGATAAAGCGCTTATACGCCATCCTACATATAAAAACCTATATCTTATTCCCACTTCGCAAAAATACGATAAATCAGCTTTAACTGGAAATGATCTTATTCGTATATGTCAATCAATGAAACCAGACTTTGATTATATACTTATTGATTGTCCTGCCGGTATTGAACAGGGTTTTAAAACAGCTATCGCCGCAGCTAATGCTGCAATAATCGTAACGACGCCGGAAATGGCAGCCCTACGTGATGCTGACAAAATAGTTGGTGAATTAAATAGAGCTGAACTAAATGATATAACATTAATAATAAATCGTATCCGACCTAACATGATCCAGCGCAATGATATGCTTGATATTTCTGATATAAAGGAAATACTTGGTATTGATGTCATAGGTCAATTGCCGGATGAAGAAGCAATAATAAAATATACTAACAAAGGGCAATCTGTCATTGAAGACAAAAATTCTTTGTCAGGAAAAATTTTTCGAAATATTGCCCTGCGGATATGCGGGCAAAACATTCCCATTATGAATTTTTATAGCCAAACTACATTTTGGGGCAAATTAAAAAACTTATTCAAAAAATAA
- the truA gene encoding tRNA pseudouridine(38-40) synthase TruA encodes MKSEHKAIMKKRQRNIRLTVAYDGTNYHGFQRQNNCVAVQNVLEEILPSVFGDRIELAAAGRTDAGVHARGQVINFFSDGTIPVANIPRAVNRLLPKDIVITDAQEVEREFSALHSAKSKIYIYKLYHNAISDPFLCRYSWHYQYGLQLEPMQAALKYIVGRHDFSAFKASGSAPNVNPVRNLYKAECIQDGDMFIFRFWGDGFLYHMVRNIVGTVVKVGNNRLTPAAFNDVLLGKDRTKAGRTAPPQGLVLWHVNY; translated from the coding sequence ATGAAATCAGAACATAAAGCAATAATGAAAAAAAGGCAGCGTAACATAAGGTTGACAGTAGCTTATGATGGAACGAATTATCATGGATTTCAGCGCCAGAATAATTGTGTGGCTGTGCAAAATGTATTAGAAGAAATTCTGCCGTCAGTTTTTGGTGATAGAATAGAATTGGCAGCGGCGGGTAGAACAGATGCCGGAGTACATGCCCGGGGGCAGGTAATAAATTTTTTTTCTGATGGTACTATACCGGTGGCGAATATTCCGCGGGCAGTGAATAGATTACTGCCAAAAGATATTGTAATAACTGATGCACAGGAGGTTGAGCGCGAATTTAGTGCTTTACATAGTGCAAAAAGCAAGATTTACATTTACAAGCTTTATCATAATGCAATTTCCGATCCGTTTTTGTGCCGGTACAGCTGGCATTATCAGTATGGTTTACAGCTTGAACCAATGCAGGCGGCTTTAAAGTACATAGTCGGCAGACATGATTTTTCCGCATTCAAGGCATCAGGAAGTGCTCCTAATGTTAATCCGGTCCGTAATTTGTATAAAGCAGAGTGTATTCAGGATGGAGATATGTTTATTTTTCGTTTTTGGGGAGATGGCTTTTTATATCATATGGTACGGAATATTGTAGGTACTGTAGTTAAAGTTGGGAATAATCGCCTTACACCAGCAGCTTTTAATGATGTCTTATTAGGAAAAGACAGAACAAAGGCAGGCCGAACCGCACCACCGCAGGGACTGGTATTATGGCATGTTAATTATTGA
- a CDS encoding energy-coupling factor transporter transmembrane component T family protein, which yields MLSDIMIGQFFPADSIIHRMDARVKILMLFVFILSIFLFDSKFDYVILIMVSMGLVFISQIPLIMYIKSLKPMFWIVLFTFIVHVFSGTGPEVFKIWLFSATWNGIYEGLFITIRLLLLVLLASVLTFTTSPLVLTDALEALLRPFKAIGVPAHELSMMMTIALRFIPTLINETDKIIKAQKSRGADFTSGSIINRIHFVMPILIPLFVGAFRRADELALAMEARYYRGGEGRTRMKEMQLTRLDYILIGLFSIMIVILAVLKVKGI from the coding sequence ATGCTGAGTGATATAATGATTGGGCAGTTCTTTCCGGCAGATTCAATTATTCACAGGATGGATGCCAGAGTAAAAATATTGATGTTATTTGTATTTATTCTAAGTATTTTTTTATTTGATAGTAAGTTTGATTATGTAATACTTATAATGGTAAGTATGGGGTTGGTATTTATTTCACAGATTCCGCTGATTATGTATATAAAATCACTAAAACCGATGTTTTGGATAGTTTTATTTACTTTTATAGTACATGTATTTAGTGGAACTGGACCAGAAGTATTTAAAATATGGCTTTTTTCTGCTACGTGGAATGGTATTTATGAGGGGCTGTTTATAACAATTCGATTATTGTTATTGGTACTATTGGCGTCAGTTCTTACCTTCACTACATCACCGCTGGTCTTGACTGATGCGCTGGAAGCCTTGCTGAGACCGTTTAAGGCTATAGGAGTACCAGCACATGAGCTTTCTATGATGATGACGATTGCGCTGCGTTTTATTCCTACATTAATAAATGAAACAGATAAAATTATAAAGGCACAAAAATCACGCGGAGCAGATTTTACATCAGGAAGTATAATAAACAGGATACATTTTGTTATGCCTATATTAATTCCTCTTTTTGTGGGGGCTTTTCGTCGCGCCGATGAATTAGCATTGGCCATGGAAGCTCGGTACTATAGAGGTGGGGAAGGGCGTACACGAATGAAAGAGATGCAGTTGACACGGCTTGATTATATATTGATAGGTCTTTTCAGCATAATGATTGTTATATTGGCTGTATTAAAGGTAAAAGGTATTTAG
- a CDS encoding energy-coupling factor transporter ATPase, producing the protein MAIEIKNVTHVYMKKTPYEKNALKNISLTIYEGSFIAVAGHTGSGKSTLMQHLNGLLKPDSGMVTVDGIDINGKGRESVKARRSVGMVFQYPEQQLFEETIAADIAFGPKNFGLAENEIENRVKKAMQFVNLDYEKYKDISPFSLSGGQMRRVAIAGIIALAPKYLVLDEPTAGLDPRAKHDLLGNIKKLYNKRDCTVIMVSHNMDDIMSMAERIVVLNDGVIVADGAPKDVFKQTEILTAAGLRPPHLTQLLQKINDEALPVATDCTNLTAAVDSIYKSWSRRRKNAE; encoded by the coding sequence GTGGCTATTGAAATAAAAAATGTTACACATGTTTATATGAAGAAAACTCCATATGAGAAAAATGCTTTAAAAAATATTTCATTGACTATATATGAAGGAAGTTTTATAGCAGTAGCCGGGCATACCGGTTCAGGTAAGTCAACATTAATGCAGCATTTGAATGGGCTGCTTAAACCAGACAGTGGCATGGTCACTGTTGATGGAATAGATATAAATGGGAAGGGAAGGGAAAGTGTAAAGGCCAGAAGGTCTGTCGGTATGGTTTTTCAATATCCGGAACAGCAGCTGTTTGAGGAAACGATTGCAGCGGATATTGCTTTTGGTCCGAAAAATTTTGGGCTAGCGGAAAATGAAATAGAAAATAGAGTAAAAAAAGCAATGCAGTTTGTCAATCTTGACTATGAAAAATATAAAGATATATCCCCGTTTTCCCTGAGCGGCGGCCAGATGCGGCGTGTTGCTATTGCAGGAATTATTGCTCTTGCACCAAAGTATCTTGTACTGGATGAACCCACAGCAGGACTAGATCCCAGGGCAAAACATGATTTGCTTGGAAATATTAAGAAACTTTATAATAAAAGGGATTGCACGGTAATCATGGTATCACATAACATGGATGATATAATGAGTATGGCAGAGCGGATAGTGGTTTTAAATGATGGAGTAATTGTAGCTGATGGAGCGCCCAAAGATGTTTTTAAGCAAACGGAAATACTGACAGCAGCAGGGTTAAGACCACCACATTTGACACAGCTGCTGCAGAAAATAAATGATGAAGCATTACCAGTTGCAACTGATTGTACAAATTTGACTGCTGCTGTTGATTCTATATATAAATCCTGGAGCAGGAGGAGAAAAAATGCTGAGTGA
- a CDS encoding phosphohexomutase domain-containing protein: MSEDKTILKLQNGSDVRGVAIEGVEGEPVTLTNLYANTIAAAFVKWLVNKLEKPVEDIKIAVGHDSRLSAERLKKQVLKAILGSGADAYDCGLATTPSMYMSLVYEETKYDGSIMITASHLPYNRNGLKFFTIDGGMEKKDLTDVLNIAAETRYTEENIDKVKKCDIINIYAQDLCEKIRKGINSTEFYHPLKGLHVVVDAGNGAGGFFVEKVLGQLGADISGSQFLEPDGWFPNHIPNPENKQAMEALRTAVVENKADLGLIFDTDVDRMSAVLSDGREIARDTLIAMMAAILAPDYPCSTIVTDSVTSDKLTAFLENELHLKHHRYMRGYKNVINECKRLNAKGEVSPLAIETSGHGALKENYYLDDGAYLAVKLLIAATIAKKENKSLESLIEKLQPVFEEVEYRMSINGEDFKEYGGKVLEAFAERARRKGYTVVEPSYEGVRLSFTGNINGWALLRQSLHDPKMPLNIEGNGIGDCDKITTAVRELLTDFSRLDVSVLKK, from the coding sequence ATGTCAGAGGATAAGACTATATTAAAACTGCAAAATGGCAGTGATGTTCGTGGTGTGGCAATAGAAGGTGTAGAAGGAGAACCGGTTACTTTAACTAATTTATATGCTAATACAATAGCGGCAGCTTTTGTAAAATGGCTGGTAAATAAATTAGAAAAGCCTGTTGAAGACATAAAGATTGCTGTTGGGCATGATTCACGTTTGTCAGCAGAACGGTTGAAAAAGCAGGTGTTAAAAGCAATTTTGGGCAGTGGAGCTGATGCATATGACTGTGGATTGGCTACAACACCTTCAATGTATATGTCATTGGTGTACGAAGAGACTAAATATGATGGTTCAATAATGATAACAGCAAGTCATTTGCCATATAATCGCAATGGTCTGAAATTTTTTACAATTGATGGTGGAATGGAAAAAAAAGATTTAACAGATGTGTTAAATATAGCAGCAGAAACCAGATATACAGAAGAAAACATTGATAAAGTAAAAAAGTGTGATATTATCAATATTTATGCGCAGGATCTTTGTGAAAAAATACGCAAGGGAATAAATTCGACTGAATTTTATCATCCGCTTAAAGGATTGCATGTAGTCGTTGATGCTGGTAATGGGGCCGGAGGTTTTTTTGTCGAAAAAGTATTGGGGCAGCTGGGGGCTGATATTTCCGGTAGCCAGTTTTTAGAACCTGATGGATGGTTCCCTAATCATATACCTAATCCAGAAAATAAGCAGGCTATGGAGGCCTTGCGGACGGCCGTTGTTGAAAATAAAGCAGATTTGGGGCTTATTTTTGATACTGATGTTGATAGAATGTCAGCCGTGCTTTCTGACGGACGGGAAATTGCCCGTGATACTCTTATTGCAATGATGGCAGCAATCTTGGCACCGGATTATCCATGTTCAACAATTGTTACTGATTCGGTTACCTCTGATAAATTAACAGCTTTTTTGGAAAATGAATTACATTTGAAACACCATCGGTATATGCGAGGCTATAAAAATGTTATAAATGAATGTAAAAGACTTAATGCTAAAGGAGAAGTTTCTCCATTAGCAATAGAAACAAGTGGGCATGGAGCATTGAAAGAAAATTATTATCTTGATGATGGAGCCTATCTGGCAGTTAAACTTTTAATTGCAGCGACTATAGCAAAAAAAGAAAATAAATCATTAGAAAGTCTTATAGAGAAACTTCAGCCTGTATTTGAAGAGGTTGAGTACCGCATGTCAATAAACGGAGAAGATTTTAAAGAATATGGGGGAAAAGTTCTTGAAGCTTTTGCGGAACGGGCCAGGCGGAAGGGCTATACAGTAGTAGAGCCGTCTTATGAGGGAGTACGTTTATCATTTACGGGAAATATAAATGGCTGGGCATTATTGCGACAGTCATTGCATGACCCTAAAATGCCGCTTAATATAGAAGGTAATGGAATAGGGGATTGTGATAAAATAACTACAGCAGTTAGAGAACTTCTTACTGATTTTTCCAGGTTGGACGTTAGTGTATTAAAAAAATGA
- the rpiB gene encoding ribose 5-phosphate isomerase B, with amino-acid sequence MKIAIGCDEAAYNLKMVLKKHLEEKGYEVDDFGADKGEKILYPDVAYKVADAVARGKYKRAVLVCGTGLGMCICANKVPGVRAAVCHDSFSAERSRKSNNAQIICMGERVIGMELAKSLLDIWLECEFSEQSRSQPKVQRINELEQSHIKAAMKKL; translated from the coding sequence ATGAAAATAGCCATTGGTTGCGATGAAGCAGCATATAATTTAAAAATGGTTTTGAAAAAACATTTGGAAGAAAAAGGATATGAAGTTGACGATTTTGGTGCCGACAAGGGAGAAAAAATACTTTATCCTGATGTTGCTTATAAAGTTGCTGATGCTGTTGCCAGGGGAAAATATAAGCGAGCAGTATTAGTATGTGGCACAGGATTGGGAATGTGTATTTGCGCTAATAAAGTACCAGGAGTTCGTGCGGCTGTGTGCCACGATTCTTTTTCGGCAGAACGCAGCCGAAAAAGTAATAATGCTCAGATAATATGTATGGGAGAACGAGTTATAGGTATGGAATTGGCAAAATCGCTGTTGGATATATGGTTAGAATGTGAATTTTCAGAACAGTCAAGATCACAGCCAAAAGTGCAGCGTATTAATGAATTAGAACAAAGCCATATAAAAGCAGCAATGAAAAAATTATAA